In Lascolabacillus massiliensis, a single genomic region encodes these proteins:
- a CDS encoding RagB/SusD family nutrient uptake outer membrane protein has protein sequence MKKNIIISSLLLIVLLISSCSDVLDRPELNDMNDDTYWRNETDLRLFANGFYINYFVGYNNTWGVAYAPLRGYYFSDDFSNTNVQSNFESSAPSSRGSTSETPDMLIQYAGPNWNFAWVRKSNLFIDRIENVAKSQISSEAYNHWLGVARFFKGFEYHRLVRVFGDVPYYETLFDSSDLDKMYIDRTPRGEVMDRVYDDLMFAFQNVRLNDGDNVLNRYVVAGFISRIMLFEGTWQKYHHNDQARAKKYLELAVAAGDFVINSGNYSISSDFRSLFGSQDLKGNPEILMYRHYDAAQGVTHHVASYSNGYESQSPSANLSLAKSFLCVDGQPYKLSSVENADSLNIKNMIRTRDPRFEATFQDVPKVQAATLLYASKFIDRTGPTFWNSGNIPPMYGSNSNTNDAPVMRYSEVLLNWIEAKAELATLGGSSVTQLDIDISINQIRNRPLDSEAIAKGVQKTAPMSLAALPDDPDRDPDVSPLIWEIRRERRMEFVFEYSRLLDIKRWKKINYMSATQYPDNLLGLWINVKEELPSLLVSEKVGLLKVKKADGTVVTYDGTNDDEMVGFYMIENGTDRQAFDDRVYLAPVGTAQIDQYKDKGFTLTQTPGWN, from the coding sequence ATGAAAAAGAATATAATAATAAGCAGCTTATTACTTATTGTTTTATTAATAAGTAGCTGTTCCGATGTACTTGACAGACCTGAACTAAATGATATGAATGATGACACTTATTGGAGAAATGAGACTGACCTCAGACTCTTCGCCAATGGTTTTTATATCAATTATTTTGTCGGTTACAACAATACATGGGGAGTAGCATATGCCCCATTAAGGGGTTATTACTTCAGTGATGACTTTTCAAACACTAATGTACAGTCAAATTTTGAGTCCAGTGCGCCATCAAGTAGGGGAAGTACATCTGAAACACCAGATATGCTGATTCAGTATGCAGGACCAAACTGGAATTTTGCCTGGGTAAGAAAGTCTAATTTATTTATAGACAGAATTGAAAATGTAGCCAAGTCTCAAATAAGTAGTGAAGCATATAATCACTGGTTGGGTGTCGCTCGCTTTTTCAAGGGTTTTGAATACCATAGACTTGTAAGAGTTTTTGGTGATGTACCATACTATGAAACACTCTTTGATTCTAGTGATCTTGATAAAATGTATATTGACAGAACTCCACGTGGAGAAGTGATGGACCGGGTATATGATGACCTGATGTTTGCATTCCAGAATGTGCGGTTAAATGATGGAGATAATGTTCTTAACAGGTACGTTGTAGCAGGATTTATTTCCAGAATTATGCTTTTTGAAGGAACATGGCAGAAGTATCATCATAATGATCAGGCAAGAGCTAAGAAATATCTTGAACTGGCAGTAGCTGCCGGAGACTTCGTAATTAATAGTGGAAATTACAGTATCTCTTCAGACTTCAGAAGCTTATTTGGCTCTCAAGACCTTAAAGGAAATCCTGAAATATTAATGTATCGTCATTATGATGCTGCACAAGGTGTAACACACCATGTAGCCTCCTATTCTAATGGATATGAGAGTCAATCTCCTTCAGCAAACTTATCACTCGCAAAATCCTTTCTATGCGTTGATGGTCAGCCATATAAACTATCAAGTGTTGAAAATGCTGATTCGTTGAATATTAAAAATATGATTAGAACTCGTGACCCGAGATTTGAAGCTACTTTTCAAGATGTACCAAAAGTACAAGCTGCAACATTGTTGTATGCAAGTAAATTTATAGATAGAACAGGGCCTACATTTTGGAATTCAGGTAATATACCTCCTATGTATGGAAGTAATTCCAATACAAATGATGCTCCTGTAATGCGTTATTCAGAAGTACTTTTAAACTGGATTGAGGCAAAAGCGGAACTTGCAACGTTGGGTGGATCTTCTGTAACACAACTTGATATCGACATTTCCATTAATCAGATAAGAAACAGACCATTAGACTCTGAAGCTATTGCAAAAGGTGTACAAAAAACAGCTCCAATGAGTCTGGCAGCGCTACCTGATGACCCGGATCGTGATCCTGATGTATCACCTTTGATATGGGAAATCAGACGCGAAAGAAGAATGGAGTTTGTATTTGAATATTCTAGACTCCTGGATATCAAACGCTGGAAGAAAATCAATTATATGAGTGCTACACAATATCCGGACAACTTACTTGGTTTGTGGATAAATGTAAAAGAAGAACTACCTTCTTTACTTGTAAGTGAGAAAGTGGGTCTGTTGAAAGTTAAGAAAGCCGATGGAACAGTTGTAACTTATGATGGAACAAACGATGATGAGATGGTAGGCTTTTATATGATTGAAAATGGAACTGACCGACAGGCATTTGATGACAGAGTGTATTTAGCACCTGTGGGAACTGCTCAGATCGACCAGTATAAAGATAAAGGTTTTACTTTGACTCAAACTCCGGGATGGAATTAA